One Methylobacterium sp. AMS5 genomic region harbors:
- a CDS encoding formate dehydrogenase subunit alpha, whose product MLIKRKSGDAARTKHQAVAAGLAAGVLDRRAFLRKSGLTAGALAAAGTIQLGSVRKAQAAGSSAVGPDTVIKKNVCTHCSVGCTVTAEVVNGVWVGQEPSYASPINRGTHCAKGAAIRELVSSDRRLKYPMKLEGGQWKRISWDQAYEEIGDKLIQIREKNGADSVYWLGSAKFTNEAAYLMRKFAALWGTNSIDHQARICHSTTVAGVANTWGYGAQTNSYNDIRNAKTMIILGGNPAEAHPISMQHVLSGKEINRANMIVIDPRFTRTAAHATEYVRIRSGTDIPVVWGILWHIFQNGWEDKEFIAQRVYAMDDVRKEVAKWTPDEVERVSGVPGEQLRRVAEKFAKEKPATLIWCMGATQHTVGTANVRALCILCLATGNVGKPGTGANIFRGHTNVQGATDLGLDVTSLPLYYGLVEGGWRHWARVWDVEYEWLQSRFDEVPAKDGRKARTRKENMEAPGITSTRWFDAVNLPPEQIDQRSPIKAFMVFGHGGNTVTRMPEAIDGMNKLELLVVADPHPTTFAALDARQDNTYLLPICTSLEMDGSRTASNRSIQWGEQIVKPAFESKSDYEVLYRLAQKLGFADKLCKTIKIVNGAPEAEDILREINRGGWSTGYCGQSPERLKAHMRNQHKFDLVTLRAPKDDPEVGGDYYGLPWPCWGKPELRHPGSAILYNTNLHVKDGGGGFRARFGTERNGQTLLAENSFSKGSDLTDGYPEFTFGVFKKLGWDKDLTPDELATILKIGGEKPDTVSWATDLSGGIQRVCLDHGVAPFGNGKARANAWNLPDPVPVHREPVYSPRPELVAKYPTRPDERQLRMPNIGFSVQKSVVDRGVAKDFPIILTSGRLVEYEGGGEETRSNPWLAELQQDMFVEINTGDAAARGIKDGQWVWVSGAENNAKTKVKALVTDRVGKGVAFMPFHFSGWYQGKDMRDFYPKGTDPVVLGESVNTVTTYGFDPVTGMQETKCTLCQIAAA is encoded by the coding sequence ATGCTGATCAAGCGCAAGAGCGGCGACGCTGCTCGCACCAAGCACCAAGCCGTCGCCGCCGGCCTCGCCGCGGGCGTGCTCGACCGCCGTGCCTTCCTCCGTAAGTCCGGGCTGACCGCCGGCGCGCTCGCCGCGGCCGGCACGATCCAGCTCGGCTCGGTGCGCAAGGCGCAGGCCGCCGGCTCGTCCGCCGTCGGGCCGGACACGGTCATCAAGAAGAACGTCTGCACCCACTGCTCGGTCGGCTGCACGGTGACAGCCGAGGTCGTGAACGGCGTCTGGGTCGGCCAGGAGCCGTCCTATGCCAGCCCGATCAACCGCGGCACGCACTGCGCCAAGGGCGCGGCGATCCGTGAGCTGGTCTCGTCCGACCGCCGCCTCAAGTACCCGATGAAGCTCGAAGGCGGGCAGTGGAAGCGGATCTCGTGGGATCAGGCCTACGAAGAGATCGGCGACAAGCTGATCCAGATCCGTGAGAAGAACGGCGCGGATTCGGTCTACTGGCTGGGTTCGGCCAAGTTCACCAACGAGGCCGCCTACCTGATGCGCAAGTTCGCGGCCTTGTGGGGCACGAACTCGATCGACCATCAGGCGCGCATCTGCCACTCGACGACGGTGGCGGGCGTGGCCAACACCTGGGGCTACGGCGCCCAGACCAATTCCTACAACGACATCCGCAACGCCAAGACGATGATCATCCTCGGCGGCAACCCGGCCGAGGCGCACCCGATCTCCATGCAGCACGTGCTGTCGGGCAAGGAGATCAACCGCGCGAACATGATCGTCATCGATCCGCGCTTCACCCGCACCGCGGCGCACGCCACCGAGTATGTGCGGATCCGCTCCGGCACCGACATCCCGGTGGTCTGGGGCATCCTCTGGCACATCTTCCAGAATGGCTGGGAGGACAAGGAGTTCATCGCCCAGCGCGTCTACGCGATGGACGACGTGCGCAAGGAAGTCGCCAAGTGGACGCCCGACGAGGTCGAACGCGTCTCCGGCGTGCCGGGCGAGCAGCTCCGCCGGGTGGCGGAAAAGTTCGCCAAGGAAAAGCCGGCGACCCTGATCTGGTGCATGGGCGCGACCCAGCACACGGTCGGCACCGCCAACGTGCGCGCGCTGTGCATCCTTTGCCTGGCCACCGGCAATGTCGGCAAGCCGGGCACCGGCGCCAACATCTTCCGCGGCCACACCAACGTGCAGGGCGCGACCGATCTCGGCCTCGATGTGACGTCGCTGCCGCTCTATTACGGCCTCGTCGAGGGCGGCTGGCGCCATTGGGCCCGCGTCTGGGACGTGGAGTACGAGTGGCTGCAATCGCGCTTCGATGAGGTTCCGGCGAAGGACGGCCGCAAGGCGCGCACCCGCAAGGAAAACATGGAGGCGCCCGGCATCACCTCGACCCGGTGGTTCGATGCCGTGAACCTGCCGCCCGAGCAGATCGACCAGCGCAGCCCGATCAAGGCGTTCATGGTGTTCGGCCACGGCGGCAACACCGTCACCCGCATGCCCGAAGCCATCGACGGCATGAACAAGCTCGAGCTGCTGGTCGTCGCCGATCCGCATCCGACCACCTTCGCGGCGCTCGATGCCCGGCAGGACAACACCTACCTCTTGCCGATCTGCACCTCGCTGGAGATGGACGGCTCGCGCACGGCCTCGAACCGCTCGATCCAGTGGGGCGAGCAGATCGTGAAGCCGGCCTTCGAGTCGAAGAGCGACTACGAGGTCCTCTACCGCCTCGCACAGAAGCTCGGCTTCGCCGACAAGCTCTGCAAGACCATCAAGATCGTCAACGGCGCCCCGGAAGCGGAAGACATCCTGCGGGAGATCAACCGCGGCGGCTGGTCCACCGGCTATTGCGGCCAATCGCCGGAGCGGCTGAAGGCGCATATGCGCAATCAGCACAAGTTCGACCTCGTGACGCTGCGCGCCCCGAAGGACGATCCGGAGGTCGGCGGCGATTATTACGGCCTGCCCTGGCCATGCTGGGGCAAGCCGGAGCTGCGCCATCCCGGCTCGGCGATCCTCTACAACACCAACCTCCACGTGAAGGACGGCGGCGGCGGCTTCCGCGCGCGGTTCGGCACCGAGCGCAACGGCCAGACCCTGCTCGCCGAGAACTCCTTCTCGAAGGGCTCGGACCTGACCGACGGCTACCCGGAATTCACCTTCGGGGTGTTCAAGAAGCTCGGCTGGGACAAGGACCTGACCCCGGACGAACTCGCCACCATTCTCAAGATCGGCGGTGAGAAGCCGGACACCGTGAGCTGGGCGACCGACCTCTCGGGCGGCATCCAGCGCGTCTGTCTCGACCACGGCGTCGCGCCCTTCGGCAACGGCAAGGCCCGGGCCAATGCCTGGAACCTGCCCGACCCGGTGCCGGTGCACCGCGAGCCGGTCTACTCGCCCCGCCCCGAACTCGTGGCGAAGTACCCGACCCGGCCCGACGAGCGGCAATTGCGCATGCCGAATATCGGCTTCTCGGTACAGAAGTCGGTGGTGGACCGCGGCGTCGCCAAGGACTTCCCGATCATCCTCACGTCGGGTCGACTCGTGGAATACGAGGGCGGCGGCGAGGAGACCCGCTCGAACCCGTGGCTCGCCGAGCTGCAGCAGGACATGTTCGTCGAGATCAACACCGGCGATGCCGCCGCCCGCGGCATCAAGGATGGTCAGTGGGTCTGGGTCTCGGGTGCCGAGAACAACGCCAAGACAAAGGTCAAGGCGCTGGTGACCGACCGCGTCGGCAAGGGCGTGGCGTTCATGCCCTTCCACTTCTCCGGTTGGTACCAGGGCAAGGACATGCGCGACTTCTACCCGAAGGGCACCGACCCGGTGGTGCTCGGCGAGAGCGTGAACACCGTAACGACCTACGGCTTCGATCCTGTGACGGGCATGCAGGAAACGAAGTGCACCCTGTGCCAGATCGCAGCGGCGTAA
- a CDS encoding formate dehydrogenase subunit gamma codes for MRRAVTFLNTLILAAMLVAGPAALAPAFAQNPIQADGQNPMGARPTADSVNEEFLFKQESKIRGRVSIPDGKSANLIQPQGREYQNFRERWLPWIGALTILGMLAALAAFFLFRGRIMMDHSQESGKKILRFNAFERFTHWMTAVCFIILSLSGLNYIFGKRLLMPLIGPEAFGAIAQWAKYSHVYLAWPFMLGVAFMFVLWIRDNIPNKVDWAWIKAGGGFIGKGHPHAARFNAGQKGVFWMVAGFGAAMAATGLMMLFPFALTDINGMQVMQVIHSVIGIVFIAGILAHIYIGTLGMEGAYDAMGSGKVDLAWARAHHDLWVEQEQARTGSGPQLKGHPAPAE; via the coding sequence ATGCGGCGGGCAGTGACCTTCCTCAACACTCTCATCCTGGCAGCGATGCTCGTCGCGGGCCCGGCGGCGCTTGCGCCTGCCTTCGCGCAGAACCCGATCCAGGCCGACGGCCAGAACCCGATGGGTGCCCGGCCCACCGCGGATTCGGTCAACGAGGAATTCCTGTTCAAGCAGGAATCCAAGATCCGCGGCCGGGTCTCGATCCCCGACGGCAAGTCGGCCAACCTGATCCAGCCGCAGGGTCGCGAGTATCAGAACTTCCGCGAGCGCTGGCTGCCGTGGATCGGTGCGCTGACCATCCTCGGCATGCTCGCCGCGCTGGCTGCGTTCTTCCTGTTCCGCGGCCGGATCATGATGGACCACAGCCAGGAATCGGGAAAGAAGATCCTGCGCTTCAACGCCTTCGAGCGCTTCACGCACTGGATGACGGCGGTATGCTTCATCATCCTGTCGCTGTCGGGCCTGAACTACATTTTCGGCAAGCGGCTGCTGATGCCGCTGATCGGGCCGGAGGCGTTCGGCGCGATCGCGCAATGGGCGAAGTACAGCCACGTCTACCTCGCATGGCCGTTCATGCTCGGCGTGGCCTTCATGTTCGTCCTCTGGATCCGGGACAATATCCCGAACAAGGTCGATTGGGCCTGGATCAAGGCCGGCGGCGGCTTCATCGGCAAGGGCCATCCCCATGCCGCCCGCTTCAATGCCGGCCAGAAGGGTGTGTTTTGGATGGTCGCCGGATTCGGCGCCGCCATGGCCGCCACCGGCCTGATGATGCTGTTCCCGTTCGCGCTCACCGACATCAACGGCATGCAGGTGATGCAGGTGATCCACTCGGTGATCGGCATCGTCTTCATCGCGGGCATCCTCGCCCACATCTATATCGGCACGCTGGGCATGGAGGGCGCCTACGACGCCATGGGCAGCGGCAAGGTCGATCTCGCCTGGGCGCGCGCGCACCACGACCTCTGGGTCGAGCAGGAGCAGGCGCGCACCGGCAGCGGCCCACAGCTCAAAGGGCATCCCGCCCCCGCGGAGTGA
- the fdh3B gene encoding formate dehydrogenase FDH3 subunit beta — protein sequence MARMKFLCDADRCIECNACVTACKNEHEVPWGINRRRVVTLNDGKPGERSVSMACMHCTDAPCAAVCPVNCFYTTADAVVLHSKDICIGCGYCFYACPFGAPQYPRVGNFGSRGKMDKCTYCSGGPEPDFSTAEYEKYGSNRLAEGKLPLCAEMCSTKALLAGDGEMIAEIYKQRVIKRGYGSGAWGWKTAYRETVAI from the coding sequence ATGGCCCGGATGAAGTTCCTCTGCGACGCGGACCGCTGCATCGAATGCAACGCCTGTGTCACGGCCTGCAAGAACGAGCACGAGGTGCCGTGGGGCATCAACCGCCGCCGCGTCGTCACCCTCAACGACGGCAAGCCCGGCGAGCGCTCGGTCTCGATGGCCTGCATGCACTGCACCGACGCGCCCTGCGCGGCGGTGTGCCCGGTGAACTGCTTCTACACCACGGCCGATGCCGTGGTGCTGCACTCCAAGGACATCTGCATCGGCTGCGGCTACTGCTTCTACGCCTGCCCCTTCGGCGCGCCCCAGTACCCGCGGGTCGGGAATTTCGGTTCGCGCGGCAAGATGGACAAGTGCACCTACTGCTCGGGCGGCCCCGAGCCCGACTTCTCGACCGCCGAGTACGAGAAGTACGGCTCGAACCGCCTGGCCGAAGGCAAGCTGCCGCTCTGCGCCGAAATGTGCTCGACCAAGGCGCTGCTCGCGGGCGACGGCGAGATGATCGCCGAGATCTACAAGCAGCGGGTGATCAAACGCGGTTACGGCTCCGGCGCCTGGGGCTGGAAGACGGCCTACCGCGAGACCGTCGCGATCTAA